The following are from one region of the Candidatus Binatia bacterium genome:
- a CDS encoding NAD(P)H-quinone oxidoreductase, with protein sequence MTETVPPTMRCVEISRPGGPEVLVPAMRPTPVPGQGEVLIRVAAAGINGPDIYQRKGMYPAPPGASDLPGLEIAGTIVAAGAAVDRWRTGDVCCALTTGGGYAEYCVAPALQCLPVPDGLEMTEAAALPETCFTVWSNIWDRAGLAPGETLLVHGGAGGIGTTAVQIAAALGHRVFATAAGPEHCGRVTALGAFRAVDFLTEDFVAAIKECTGGKGVDVILDIVGGDYVQRNISCLNRDGRLVNIAFNKGSKVEIDLMPVMLKRLTLTGSTLRVQSVERKGEIARALESRVWPLIASDKVRPLIYKRLPLADAAEGHRLMEGAQHIGKIVLEV encoded by the coding sequence ATGACTGAAACCGTTCCGCCGACGATGCGGTGTGTGGAGATCTCAAGGCCCGGGGGCCCCGAGGTCCTGGTGCCGGCGATGCGGCCCACACCGGTGCCGGGCCAGGGAGAAGTGCTGATTCGCGTCGCCGCGGCGGGCATCAACGGGCCGGACATCTACCAGCGCAAGGGGATGTATCCGGCCCCGCCGGGCGCCAGTGACCTACCTGGACTCGAGATCGCCGGCACCATTGTGGCGGCCGGCGCAGCGGTCGATCGGTGGCGTACCGGCGATGTCTGTTGCGCGTTGACCACCGGCGGCGGCTATGCGGAGTACTGCGTCGCCCCGGCTCTGCAATGCCTGCCCGTTCCGGACGGCCTCGAGATGACCGAGGCAGCGGCGTTGCCCGAAACCTGCTTCACCGTATGGAGCAACATCTGGGATCGAGCCGGTCTGGCGCCCGGCGAGACGTTGCTGGTGCATGGCGGCGCGGGTGGCATCGGAACCACGGCAGTTCAGATCGCCGCCGCCCTTGGCCACCGAGTGTTCGCCACGGCGGCTGGCCCCGAACACTGCGGGCGCGTCACTGCATTAGGGGCGTTTCGCGCTGTCGACTTCCTCACCGAGGACTTCGTGGCGGCGATCAAGGAATGCACCGGCGGCAAGGGGGTCGACGTAATTCTCGACATCGTCGGGGGCGACTACGTGCAGCGCAACATCAGTTGCCTCAACCGCGACGGTCGCCTCGTGAATATCGCGTTCAACAAGGGCAGCAAAGTCGAAATCGACCTGATGCCCGTGATGCTCAAGCGCCTGACGCTGACCGGGTCGACGTTGCGCGTTCAGTCCGTCGAGCGCAAGGGCGAGATTGCCCGCGCCCTGGAATCGCGGGTATGGCCCTTGATCGCCTCCGACAAGGTCCGTCCGCTGATCTACAAGCGCCTGCCCCTGGCGGACGCCGCCGAGGGGCACCGCCTCATGGAAGGCGCCCAGCACATCGGTAAGATCGTGCTCGAAGTTTGA
- a CDS encoding PEP-CTERM sorting domain-containing protein, which yields MKRMVAKVVFLGMLTLLATAPEARGLSVTISRINGYFTGSGGEFNVKPISGDPLTSVLNYYHANAVVNGGFESFCLEKNEYIGTPETVNYAISGAAVNGGVGGGNPDPVSVGAAFLYMEFAKGTLLGYNYTPGAGRQSSAGLLQDAIWCLEDEHACGSNAFITLATTQFGSLAAAKANNGGQYAVGALNTTHLTNGSLRQDMLVLTEVPEPATLLLLGSGLAGLSVLRRKIGQRS from the coding sequence ATGAAACGCATGGTGGCAAAGGTTGTTTTCCTGGGAATGCTGACGTTGTTGGCGACGGCGCCTGAAGCTCGGGGGTTGAGTGTCACGATATCGCGAATCAACGGTTACTTCACGGGGAGCGGGGGGGAGTTCAACGTCAAGCCCATCTCGGGCGACCCGTTAACTAGCGTGCTGAATTACTACCACGCGAACGCCGTGGTTAACGGAGGGTTCGAGTCGTTCTGTTTGGAGAAGAACGAATACATCGGTACCCCCGAGACGGTTAATTACGCGATCAGTGGCGCCGCCGTGAACGGTGGCGTCGGCGGCGGCAACCCGGATCCGGTTTCGGTCGGCGCGGCGTTCCTGTACATGGAGTTCGCCAAGGGTACGCTGCTCGGGTACAACTACACGCCCGGAGCCGGTCGCCAGTCGTCGGCGGGTTTGCTGCAGGATGCGATCTGGTGCCTCGAGGACGAGCACGCCTGCGGGAGCAACGCCTTTATCACGCTGGCGACGACGCAGTTCGGGTCGCTCGCTGCGGCAAAGGCTAACAACGGCGGCCAGTACGCCGTGGGGGCGCTGAATACCACGCACCTCACCAATGGCAGTCTGCGGCAGGACATGTTGGTGCTGACCGAGGTGCCGGAACCTGCGACGCTGCTGCTTCTCGGCAGCGGGTTGGCGGGGTTGTCGGTACTGCGCCGAAAGATCGGCCAGCGCAGTTAG
- a CDS encoding MOSC N-terminal beta barrel domain-containing protein — protein sequence MLIGKVREVWRYPVKSMGGEQLPHAALGTRGIPGDRGWALRDEQAGEIRGARNFPALLLCRAQYLEEPSDGGSPPAAITMPDGTVLRSDSAEISVRLSQLIGRPVTLCPLRPADDLAHYRRGRPDDPDLFKEIRRLLGRLDNEPLPNFAKFPRELMEFVSPPGTYFDAFPLHLVTTTALAALRRLSPGSDAAVRRFRPNLLIEPDGDTADFADFDWCGGKLRVGKAEIAVHLPAFRCAMPIQPQPDLPKDPALLRAIVRHADQNLGVYASVLIPGAVAAGDTVEWVARPPVHAPIPTQTAAAVATKGAAMADRRLLVPAGTEIMRDQFHFSQGVQVGNTIYVSGQAGFNESFSISDDVGEQARQAFRNMARVLAEAGASLDDVVEITSYHLDMSQMTPVVNALREAFPNHQPAWTAVGVTGLAMPQMRVEIKAVAVRGA from the coding sequence ATGCTGATCGGAAAGGTGCGCGAAGTCTGGCGCTACCCGGTGAAATCGATGGGCGGCGAACAACTCCCGCACGCCGCCCTGGGCACGCGCGGGATCCCCGGCGACCGCGGCTGGGCACTTCGTGACGAGCAGGCAGGGGAAATCCGCGGGGCGCGCAACTTCCCGGCGCTGCTCCTCTGCCGCGCGCAATACCTCGAAGAGCCCTCGGACGGCGGCTCGCCGCCCGCCGCGATCACCATGCCGGACGGCACCGTCCTGCGCAGCGACTCGGCGGAAATATCCGTTCGCCTGTCGCAACTGATCGGCCGGCCGGTAACCCTCTGCCCACTCCGCCCGGCCGACGACCTCGCCCACTACCGGCGTGGTCGCCCGGACGACCCGGACCTTTTCAAGGAGATCCGCCGTTTGCTCGGACGACTCGACAACGAACCGTTGCCCAACTTCGCGAAGTTCCCGCGCGAGTTGATGGAATTCGTCTCGCCCCCGGGTACGTACTTCGATGCGTTTCCGCTGCACCTCGTCACCACCACCGCCCTGGCGGCACTGCGCCGCCTCAGCCCGGGCAGCGACGCCGCGGTACGCCGATTCCGGCCGAACCTCCTGATCGAGCCCGACGGCGACACCGCCGACTTCGCCGATTTCGACTGGTGCGGGGGCAAACTGCGTGTCGGCAAGGCCGAAATCGCCGTTCATCTACCCGCTTTTCGCTGCGCCATGCCCATCCAGCCGCAGCCGGACCTTCCCAAGGACCCGGCCCTCCTGCGCGCCATCGTCCGCCATGCCGATCAGAACCTCGGCGTTTACGCCTCTGTGCTCATACCCGGCGCCGTCGCGGCGGGCGACACCGTGGAGTGGGTCGCCCGCCCGCCCGTTCACGCGCCAATCCCAACCCAGACCGCGGCTGCGGTCGCAACTAAAGGAGCCGCCATGGCCGATCGACGTTTGCTTGTCCCCGCCGGAACGGAAATCATGCGCGACCAGTTCCACTTCTCCCAGGGTGTACAGGTCGGCAACACCATCTACGTATCCGGGCAGGCCGGTTTCAACGAGAGCTTCAGCATCTCCGACGATGTCGGCGAACAGGCCCGTCAGGCGTTCCGCAACATGGCTCGCGTGCTCGCCGAAGCCGGCGCCTCGCTGGACGACGTCGTGGAAATCACGTCGTACCATCTCGACATGAGCCAGATGACTCCCGTCGTCAACGCCCTGCGCGAAGCCTTTCCGAACCATCAGCCGGCATGGACGGCCGTCGGGGTCACGGGCCTGGCGATGCCGCAGATGCGCGTCGAGATCAAAGCGGTGGCGGTGCGAGGAGCTTAA
- a CDS encoding TetR/AcrR family transcriptional regulator codes for MRRKSNRVAAGKAAAVRERAGRHPVRLLPLDPGAPPRGRPAQPSSPGERSEALRARVLLAAAEAFADKGYFAATIEDVIARAGMSRRTLYQIFANREDVLAALYEDVEARMLAAIEAGVAAAPDPASKVLAGIETWLMALASHPGLARVLIVDAPAAGPRLARISERAHAAVADLIARLLEVAVAEGRVQRPDPLIPRALVGAVNEVIAHLLRRGERLSDTTPIVLELFIRLVGPPLDGSAVPTLPPRRRA; via the coding sequence GTGCGGCGCAAGTCGAATCGAGTTGCCGCCGGCAAGGCGGCGGCGGTGCGCGAGCGAGCCGGACGGCACCCAGTCCGTCTCTTGCCGCTCGATCCCGGTGCGCCGCCGCGCGGGCGTCCGGCCCAGCCGTCGAGCCCCGGCGAGCGTTCGGAGGCGTTGCGAGCGCGAGTCTTGTTGGCCGCCGCGGAGGCGTTTGCCGACAAGGGCTACTTCGCTGCAACCATCGAGGACGTGATTGCCCGCGCGGGCATGTCGCGGCGTACGCTCTACCAGATCTTTGCCAATCGTGAGGACGTTCTGGCCGCGCTTTACGAGGATGTCGAAGCCCGGATGCTGGCTGCGATCGAGGCGGGGGTGGCGGCGGCACCCGATCCGGCGAGCAAGGTGTTGGCGGGAATCGAAACCTGGTTGATGGCGCTGGCCAGCCACCCGGGGTTGGCGCGGGTTCTGATCGTCGATGCGCCTGCTGCCGGGCCGCGTCTGGCCCGCATCAGCGAGCGGGCGCACGCCGCGGTGGCGGACCTGATTGCCCGTCTGCTCGAGGTGGCGGTGGCGGAGGGTAGGGTGCAACGGCCGGATCCCCTCATCCCGCGGGCGCTGGTCGGTGCCGTTAACGAGGTGATTGCGCACCTCCTGCGCCGCGGCGAGCGTCTCTCGGACACCACGCCGATCGTGCTCGAGCTTTTCATCCGCCTTGTCGGCCCGCCGCTGGATGGCTCTGCGGTGCCGACGTTGCCACCTCGGCGTCGTGCATGA
- the zwf gene encoding glucose-6-phosphate dehydrogenase — MGATGKAIRTARAADPCVMAIFGGAGDLTKRKLAPALYNLAHHGLLASQFAIVGVAMDDYDDESFRARLTEAVQSHGGVFEPDEWARLRRNCFYVRGKFDDAATYQKVAERIAAAAKASGAPGNALYYLATPPQFFGTIATHLGTASLVKPVGDAGGWSRLVVEKPFGRDLASAQALNRQLLAAFDETQIFRIDHYLGKETVQNILMFRFLNGIFEPIWNRRYVDHVQILVAETLGVEGRGAYYDTAGALRDILQNHMFQLLCLVAMEPPVSFEAEDVRNEKVKVLHAIRRLKDEEVLQQTVRGQYGSGAIEGHDVPAYRAEPSVDPTSSIDTYAAMKLYVENWRWADVPFYLRTGKRLAKHDTEIVIQFRRAPLTLLPGECGQQPNRLVIHIQPDERISLSFQAKVPGPVLQLAPVELQFSYRDLGEDTGATGYETLIYDCMIGDSTQFHRADMVEEAWKVVTPVLDVWQALQPRDFPNYPAGSWGPTAADALLERDGRQWVVAV; from the coding sequence ATGGGAGCGACGGGGAAGGCGATAAGGACGGCACGGGCGGCCGATCCGTGTGTGATGGCGATCTTCGGGGGGGCGGGCGACCTGACCAAGCGCAAGCTCGCACCTGCCCTTTACAACCTGGCGCATCACGGATTACTGGCGTCGCAGTTCGCCATCGTCGGCGTAGCCATGGACGACTACGACGACGAATCGTTTCGCGCCCGGCTGACCGAGGCCGTGCAGAGTCACGGCGGGGTTTTTGAGCCCGATGAGTGGGCGCGCCTGCGGCGCAACTGCTTCTACGTGAGGGGGAAGTTCGACGACGCGGCGACCTACCAGAAGGTTGCGGAGCGCATCGCCGCCGCGGCCAAAGCCAGTGGAGCGCCCGGCAATGCGTTATATTACCTGGCGACGCCGCCGCAGTTCTTCGGCACGATTGCGACGCACCTCGGGACGGCCTCGCTGGTCAAGCCGGTGGGTGACGCCGGGGGTTGGTCGCGTCTGGTCGTCGAGAAGCCCTTCGGGCGCGATCTCGCCTCGGCGCAGGCGCTTAATCGCCAGTTGCTGGCGGCTTTCGACGAAACGCAGATCTTTCGCATCGACCACTACCTCGGCAAGGAGACGGTTCAGAACATTCTCATGTTCCGCTTCTTGAACGGTATCTTCGAACCTATCTGGAACCGCCGTTACGTCGACCACGTGCAGATACTGGTGGCCGAGACCCTCGGCGTCGAGGGCCGCGGCGCTTACTACGACACCGCCGGGGCACTGCGCGACATCCTGCAGAACCATATGTTCCAGTTGCTCTGTCTGGTGGCCATGGAGCCTCCGGTTTCGTTCGAGGCCGAGGACGTGCGCAACGAGAAGGTGAAGGTGCTGCACGCGATCCGGCGTCTGAAGGACGAGGAGGTCTTGCAGCAGACGGTACGCGGGCAGTACGGGTCCGGGGCCATCGAGGGCCACGACGTGCCGGCGTACCGCGCCGAGCCGAGTGTCGATCCGACGTCGTCCATCGATACCTACGCGGCGATGAAGCTGTACGTCGAAAACTGGCGCTGGGCCGACGTGCCGTTTTATCTGCGCACCGGCAAGCGGCTGGCGAAGCACGACACGGAGATCGTCATTCAGTTTCGTCGTGCGCCGCTGACCCTGCTACCCGGCGAGTGCGGGCAGCAACCGAACCGCCTGGTCATTCACATTCAACCCGACGAACGCATCTCCCTGAGCTTTCAAGCCAAGGTGCCCGGTCCCGTGTTGCAACTGGCGCCGGTGGAGCTGCAGTTCTCTTATCGTGACCTCGGTGAAGACACGGGGGCCACGGGATACGAGACGCTCATCTACGACTGCATGATCGGCGACTCGACGCAGTTCCATCGCGCCGACATGGTCGAGGAGGCCTGGAAAGTGGTGACGCCGGTGCTCGATGTGTGGCAGGCCTTGCAGCCGCGCGACTTCCCGAACTACCCCGCGGGCTCCTGGGGGCCGACCGCTGCCGACGCTCTGCTGGAGCGCGACGGCCGCCAGTGGGTGGTGGCCGTATAG
- a CDS encoding arabinogalactan endo-1,4-beta-galactosidase translates to MATRTATAHPAVRAAVMVLATVLAAGCGSSSSESPPDREPARPAKLWGIDANYVMAFEESGRTWSTGGVRVDPIEEMRRNGADVFRLRLWVEDQPGNLEPGTLDRHARALARRAQTAGLYVIPTLFMSQGWGADNRQDAPAAWANLSVDDRATAARAWARDAVGLLLADGLRTSTYGIGNETDYGFCGAFEISDDLDYLRRNIWPDAAKLMRATLAGIEDATGRNDLEIILHISRGYDSRLAAAFFSTMRAHGIPVSLAGLSYYPSDWGADRTAQFDTTVSRLVTDLALPVFVAEYAYPAEASSTNCCRLSSYCCTHFCCCHRCAIDGYPLTEAGQAGFVRDLRRRVFEDPRFAGAVYWSPEEAVRLFRWSAMGLFQPTFDGHAPGPRQALAALAAPGP, encoded by the coding sequence ATGGCGACGCGAACGGCAACGGCGCATCCCGCAGTGCGCGCGGCTGTTATGGTCCTCGCGACCGTCCTCGCCGCTGGCTGCGGCTCATCCTCGTCCGAATCGCCGCCCGACCGGGAGCCGGCACGGCCGGCGAAACTGTGGGGCATTGATGCCAACTACGTCATGGCCTTCGAGGAAAGCGGGCGCACCTGGAGTACCGGAGGCGTGCGGGTCGATCCGATCGAGGAAATGCGCCGAAACGGCGCCGATGTCTTCCGCTTGCGCCTGTGGGTGGAAGACCAACCCGGCAACCTCGAGCCGGGCACCCTCGACCGCCACGCGCGTGCTCTCGCCCGACGCGCCCAGACGGCGGGTCTGTATGTCATACCAACTCTGTTCATGAGCCAGGGTTGGGGAGCGGACAATCGTCAGGATGCCCCCGCCGCATGGGCAAACCTGTCCGTGGACGACCGGGCCACAGCGGCCCGCGCCTGGGCTCGCGACGCCGTTGGACTCCTGCTCGCCGACGGGCTCAGGACATCCACGTACGGAATCGGCAACGAAACCGACTATGGCTTCTGTGGCGCCTTCGAGATCTCCGACGATCTCGACTACCTGCGGCGCAACATCTGGCCGGATGCAGCCAAACTGATGCGCGCTACTCTCGCGGGCATCGAGGACGCCACCGGGCGCAACGACCTCGAGATCATTCTGCACATATCGCGCGGCTACGACTCCCGTCTGGCGGCGGCGTTCTTCTCCACGATGCGCGCCCACGGCATACCCGTCTCACTGGCCGGACTTTCGTATTACCCCTCGGACTGGGGGGCGGACCGTACCGCACAGTTCGACACAACCGTCAGCCGTCTCGTCACCGATCTGGCTCTGCCCGTCTTCGTCGCCGAGTACGCTTACCCGGCGGAGGCCTCGTCGACGAACTGCTGCCGCCTGAGCAGCTATTGCTGCACGCATTTCTGCTGCTGCCACCGCTGCGCGATCGATGGCTATCCGTTGACGGAGGCCGGACAGGCCGGCTTCGTCCGCGACCTGCGGCGGCGGGTGTTCGAGGACCCACGCTTCGCCGGCGCCGTGTATTGGTCGCCGGAAGAGGCGGTGCGTCTGTTTCGTTGGTCTGCCATGGGCCTCTTCCAGCCCACTTTCGACGGCCACGCCCCGGGCCCCCGCCAGGCTCTCGCCGCCCTCGCTGCCCCGGGCCCCTGA